The following are encoded in a window of Penaeus monodon isolate SGIC_2016 unplaced genomic scaffold, NSTDA_Pmon_1 PmonScaffold_2956, whole genome shotgun sequence genomic DNA:
- the LOC119570510 gene encoding cuticle protein 6-like, giving the protein MNALTVISVAALVASGSASLLAYNGVYGGHHGLLGAYPYAGYSGVLPYAYAGAFSPASPLTLKAPVIKTVAPAPISYNVAPAPVTYNVAPFAPATPVQSQYHAQDELGQYSFGYSGGPSSRAESRDAFGVVRGSYNYVDSEGKVQTQHYVADALGFRASGTNLPVAPDAPLAALPGPVPEPVQDTPEVVAAKIAHLQAYNEAAAAAAAAPDTR; this is encoded by the exons ATGAACGCTCTG ACTGTAATTTCCGTGGCGGCCCTCGTGGCTAGCGGCAGCGCTTCCTTGCTTGCGTACAACGGCGTATATGGAGGCCATCACGGCCTTCTTGGCGCCTACCCTTATGCAGGTTATTCTGGTGTGCTGCCCTACGCATACGCAGGTGCCTTTTCTCCAGCTTCTCCTCTCACCCTAAAAGCACCTGTGATCAAGACTGTGGCTCCTGCACCTATCTCTTACAACGTCGCTCCTGCACCTGTGACCTACAATGTAGCTCCCTTTGCACCTGCAACACCTGTCCAGTCTCAGTATCACGCTCAGGACGAGCTAGGCCAGTATTCCTTCGGTTACTCCGGCGGTCCATCTTCACGCGCTGAGTCTCGCGACGCCTTCGGTGTTGTCCGTGGTTCGTACAACTACGTTGACTCTGAGGGAAAGGTTCAGACTCAGCACTACGTGGCTGACGCCCTCGGCTTCCGTGCGTCCGGCACCAACCTTCCCGTGGCTCCCGACGCCCCTCTAGCCGCCCTACCCGGCCCTGTCCCCGAACCCGTCCAGGATACTCCTGAAGTAGTCGCCGCCAAGATCGCCCATCTGCAGGCCTACAAcgaagccgccgccgccgccgctgcagcTCCCGACACCCGCTAG